Below is a window of Paraburkholderia azotifigens DNA.
CTGCGCGGGATCGTGCGAGACCCAGAGCCACGCGCGCGCCTCTTGCGCGGCATCGAACCAGGCGCGCACGAGCCCTTCGATGGCAAGCGCCGATTCGGGATCGAGCGAAGCCGTCGGCTCGTCGAGCAGCAGCACGTCGGGTTCGAGCTGCAGCACGCGGATCAACGCGGCGATCTGCGCCTCGCCGCCCGACAGCTCACTCGCGAAGCGATCGAGGAAATCGTTCGCGCGGCCCGCCTGCGACGCGAGCGCGGCCGCCCGTTCGCGATCGAAGCGCACGTCGCGGTATGCGTGCAGCGTGTACGGGTAGCGCAGATTGTCTTCGACGGTGCCGTCGAGCAGCGCGGGCCGCTGACGGATATACGCAACGTGGCGCCGAAAGCGCGGGATCGTTGCGCGTGCAATCCGCCTTCCGCGCCAGCGCACTTCGCCGCCATCGAGCGGATCGAGCAGCGCGAGCGCGCGCATGAAGACGCTTTTGCCCGAACCCGACGGTCCCGTGATCGCGATGCGCTCGCCCGCATGAATGGCGATGCGGGCGGGATGCAGCAGTGTCTGGCCGCGCGCAGCGTCGCGCCGCACGATGTCATGCGCCTCGACGAGGGGCGCGTCGTTTATGTTCGTGTTGTGGGGCATGGTCGTGGAAAACTGTCGCAGCGCATCATCATAGCGAACCGCGCGCGGGCACAGGACGTGCTGCGCAGACGAATGACGTAAGCATTCTCACCGGAGCCCTCATGGCTGTGCTGCATTCGGCTGGCATGACAATCGGCAGGACGATAGGCAAGACCCTCGCGTGGCTGGTCGCCGTGCTGCTGATTCTGATTGCGGTGGTCGTGGTCTTCATTCTCACCTTCGACTGGAATCGCGCACGGCCGTATGTGAATGAGAAAGTGAGCGAAGCGATAGGGCGTCCCTTCGCCATCGAGGGTGACCTCAGGGTGGGCTGGCGTCATCCCGTCGGCGAAACGGGCTGGCATGCGTGGGTGCCATGGCCGCGTTTCTCCGCGCAGAACATTACGATCGCGAATCCCGATTGGACCCGGCAGAAGCACTTCGCGACGCTCGACGAGATCGACTTTCAGGTGAAAGTGCTGCCGCTGCTCGCGCACGACATCGTGATTCCCGCGATCAATCTGGTGAATCCATCCGTCGACCTCGAACGTCTTCTCGACGGACGCAACAACTGGACGTTCAAGCTGAAGTCGTCCGCGCAACCGTCCGAGTGGAAACTCGATCTGCACGATATCCAGCTGAACAAAGGGATGATCGCGCTCTCCGACCAGCAGAAGAAGGTCGACATGCAGGCGGTCGTCGATACGCTCGGCCAGCCCGTCCCATCGGCGAAGCGATGAAGCAGCAGGAAGAAGCATCGCGCAAATCGTCGGCGGAAGTGGTTGGACGGCAGGGTGCGAAGCAGTTGACCGCGCAGGCGAAAGCGGCGGCGGCTTCCGAGGCGTCGGGTGCTTCCGAAGCGGCGCCCGGCGTTCCCGTCGCGTCGGGTGCATCCGCGCCCGCGGCGACGGCGAGCGCGGGTGCATCCACGGCTGTCGCCGCATCGGGGGCACCTGCCAGTGCAACAACGGGCACAGCGGGCACGGCTGTCGCGCAGCGCCAGAGCGCGCCTCAATACGGGATCGGCTGGACCGTAAAGGGCACATACAACCGCTCGCCCGTATCGGGCAACGGCAAGCTCGGCGGCGTGCTCGCGCTGCAGGACACGTCGCGGCCGTTCCCTGTGCAGGCCGACGTGAAAGCGGGCGATCTGCGCATCGCGCTCGTCGGCACCGTGACGGATCCCGCACATCTCGCCGCCGTCGATTTGCGGCTCTGGCTGCAAGGCACGAGCCTCGATCATCTGTACGATCTGACGGGCATCACGCTGCCCGAGACGCCGCCGTACGCGACGGAAGGCCATCTGATCGGCAACTTCAAGCAGGGCGCGAGCGTGTTCCGCTATGAAAATTTTACAGGGCGCGTCGGTGGCAGCGATCTGAACGGCACGCTCGTCTATACGCAACGCCCAACGCGCCCGCTGCTCGAAGGCACGCTTGTCTCGAACTTGTTGCAGTTCAAGGATCTCGCACCGATCATCGGCGCGGACAGCAACGCGAGCAAGAAGAAGCGCGGCGACACCTCGCGTCAACCTTCGGACAAGGCGCTGCCGACGGAAGAATTCAAGACCGACCGCTGGAAGGCGATCGACGCGAACGTGAAGCTCACGGGCCGCCGCATCATCAAGGACCCGGCGCTGCCCATCACGGATCTCTATACGCACGTCGTGATGACGGATGGCGTGCTGTCGCTCGAGCCGCTGAAATTCGGCGTCGCGGGCGGCTCGCTCGCGTCGAACATTCATCTCGATGGCAGCACGACGCCGCTCAAAGGCCGCTTCTCGACGCAGGCGCGCCATCTGAAACTCAAGCAACTGATGCCGACCGCGAAGACGATGCAAAGCGCGCTCGGCGAAATCAATGGCGATGCCGCGCTGTCCGCGACGGGCAATTCTCCTGCGGCGCTCGCGGGCACGTCGAACGGCGAAGTGAAGCTGCTCATTACCGACGGCGCCGTCAGCCGCCTGCTGATGGAAGCCGCGGGGTTGAACGTCGCGAACGTCGTGTATGAAAAGCTGTTCGGCAATCGCGACGTGCAGATCAATTGCGCGGCCGGTGACTTCGTCGTGACGGACGGCGTGCTCGATTCGCGCGTGTTCGCGCTCGATACGCAGGACGCCGTGATCAATGTCGACGGTACGTTGAACTTGAAGAATGAATCGATGGATCTCGGCGTGCATCCGCATACGAAGGGCTTCCGCATTTTCACGCTGCGCTCGCCGCTCTACGTGAAAGGCACGTTCAAGGATCCGCACGTAGGCGTGAATGCAGCGGCGCTCGCGGCGCGCGGCGGGGCGATGGTCGGCCTCGGTCTGATCAATCCGTTCGCGGCGCTGATTCCGCTGATCGCGCCGAGCAACAACAAGCCGCTGCCTTGTCAGCAGTTGATGGCCGCGATGCGGGCCGAGCATCCGACGGCGCCGCCGCCGGGACAGCGCGAGACAGTCAAGGGCGTCAAGGTGCCGCCCGGGACACCGGGTGCATCGGAGGCTGCGCCGGCCAATGCGCCCGGGACGAAGCCGGCTGCGCCCGTCAAGGGCGCGTCGCTGCCGGGGCCCGCGCATGCGGCGGATTACAAGGGAAGCTGAAAGTCGCGCGAGCTGTTCTCATTCGACTGGAAGTATCGCCCGCAAAAAACACCACGGCCGCGATTTTCGCGGCCGTGGTGTTTATGTGAACTGCGTGAAGGAATGGGAGGAATTCAGCGCAGCGAGCGCGGTGTCGCGTCGCCCGCCGCATCCCGGCGCACGCCGCGCCGCGTGCTGGCGGCTGTGCGCGTCGCACCGAACTCGGGCAGGATGCGCGCTCTCGCGCGGCTCGCGAACACCAGAAAACCGAAACCGTCCGCCTCGTACCAGTAGCCGCCGTTTTCGAGTCCGTCGAGCGGCTGCTCGAGCGCGTTCGCAATCGACTCGATGCAGCGCCTGCGCAATTCGGCGACGGCGGGATAGGGCGGCTGCGCGCCGCGCACGCTGCATAGCAGGACATCGAGTCCCGGCAGCACATGCGCGTAGAGCACGGGCTCGTCCTGTGAGCGGGCGCGCGCAATCTTGGTGTCGAGCTGGCCGAATGGCTTGAAGTGTCGCAGCACGGCGAGGAACGACTCGTCGCCGTCCACCTTCGCGCGCCTGCGCTTTTTCGGGAAGGACATAAAAACTCGCCTGAAAAGGAATTGCAAGAAACGCAGCGTCCTCATGCGACCACTCCCGGCTTCGCGCGCCGCACGTCGATCTTTTATAGCATACGAAAATGCCGGATACACGGTGATTCGTCTGTCTCACTCCATCGTCCGTGCGAATCAGGCCGAATCGCGTCGCCGTGCGCTTTCGCATCTCCTGTGCATCTGGTCTCAATAATAGACTCAGCCGCGCTGCGCGTGTTTCCGGACCCTTAAAAAAAGACACTTTTATGTGCGCCAGCACCTTCTTCGCGCGCATTGAAATATCCGTTGCGCCCGTCGATAATGGCCGCGTTCCAGTTGCAGCGCGGTTTCGACGCGCATCGGGCCGGAGCGCCGAAGCGGCGGACGCTGCACATGAGTGAAAATATCGATGGCGTTCGCCGCGCGCCGACGCTACACGCGCTGCGCACAGCGACGATGCATGCGTCCCGCTCATCACTGCGCGCGTGCCTGTTCCACATGTCGGGAAAGCGGCGCGCGCCGCGTCGGACGTCCGTGCCGCACTGCGCCAGGCATTCATGAAACTGTTCACCAAAGGTCTATTACTGATTGCGTTGCCGAGCGCCATCGAACTGGCGTTGCTCGGCGTCGTCTTCGACATGCAGGCACAGACGACAGCCGCCGTCGAGCGCTCGTCGGACAGCAAGCAGATCCTGTATCAGGCGGCCGCGCTCGAAAACCCGGTGCTGCGGCAGGTGGCGCGCGTGCGCACGGGCATCGCGGCAGGCGATCCTTCTTTCATGGAGCGTCATGCGGCGTGGGTCGATATCGGCGACCGGCTCGCGCGTCTCGAACAGGCCGTCGCCGATACGTCCGATCAGGCCGCGCGCGTGCAGGGCATGCGCGAGGCTATCGACAATTACCGGCAGCAGGCGCTGTCCGTCGCGCAATCGCTGCGCACGGGCGCGACGATGACGCCGTTCGCCACGCTTGAAGGCGGCGAACTGCCCGCGCAAGTGGTGCGTTTTCGCGAGCAGTTGCATACCTTCGTCGACGAAGCCGCGCGGCTCGACGGCGAGCGCAATGCGACGCTCGCTCGCACGCGCCAGCGCCAGCAATATGCGCTGGTGGGCGCCGTGATCGGTTCGATGCTGCTGTGGGCGGGCACCGCGTTCGCTTTCGCGCGCGGCATCGGCCGGCGGCTCGACGTACTTGCGGACAATGCACAGCGGCTCGCCGACGGGCAGACCTTGTCGAAACCGCTGGCGGGCAACGACGAAATCGCCGCACTCGATGCCGCGCTGCATCGAACGAGCGGGCTGTTGCGCATCGCGGAACAGAATCAGGCGGCGCTGAAGGTCTCGCTGCAGGCGCGCGCGGCGGAGCTCGCGAGCGTCAACGAAACGCTGCGCCAGGAGACGCAGGACAACGAGATGTTCATCTACAGCGTGTCGCACGATCTGCGCTCGCCGCTCGTGAACATGCAGGGCTTTTCGAAGGAACTGCAGGTTTCGTGCGACGAGTTGCGCGCGACCGTCGTCGAGGCCGGCTTGCCTGCGGACGAGCACAGGCGGCTCGCGCACGTACTCGATGGCGACATGCAGGAATCGCTGGGATTCGTGCGCTCGTCGGTGACGCGCGCAGCGGCCATCATCGAAGCGTTGCTGCGCATTTCGCGCGCGGGGCGGCTCGAATATCAATGGCAGCGCGTGAGCGTCGGGCGCGCGGTCGCACGCGTCGTCGATACGCTGCAAAAGCGCATCGACGAGCGCCGCGCGGTCGTGATCGTGCGCGAACTGCCGACGGCGTGGGGCGATCCGTCCGCGATCGAGCAGGTGTTCAGCCAGTTGCTGTCGAACGCGATCAACTTTCTCGATCCGTCGCGGCCGGGACACATCGAAATCGGCGCGCTGGACGCGCAGCAGGAAGACAGCGTGCACAGCTCCGCGCCGAGGACGCGCACCTTCTTTGTGCGCGACAATGGACTGGGGATTCCGGCCGCGTATATGTCGAAAGTGTTTCGTGCATTTCAGCGGCTGCATGGCGACGTCGCGCAAGGCGAGGGCGTTGGCCTTGCGCTCGTGCGGCGCACCGTCGAGCGTCACGGCGGGCGAGTATGGGTCGAATCGGCGGAGGGCGCGGGCTCGACGTTCTTCGTCACGCTGCCCGATCATCCGCTGCGCCATTGATGCGTGCATGAAGCCGGGTCGCGCGCATCTGCCAGCGCGCAAGAAGCCGTAAGCCGACACCCGCATAATGTCGGGCAACGAGTCGTACCATGGGACGCGGTCGCGCCAACGCGCAACGCATAACGCTCGTGCAACGCCAGAGCGCCGGAGGGAACATGTCAAACGGGGAAGCGGTCGGTAAGTCGGTCGGCATCGTGCTGGTCGAGGACGATGACGGACACGCCACGCTCGTCGAGCGCAATCTGCGGCGCGCGGGCATTTCGAATGGGTTCGTCCGCTTTACCGATGGCCAGGAAGCGCTGGACTATTTCTTCGGCGAGCCGCGCGCGGGCGATCACGCGAACGGCCGGCCGTCGCGCGACGAACTGGCGAATTACGTCGTGCTGCTGGATCTGAAGATGCCGCGCGTCGACGGCTTCGAGGTGCTGCGGCGGCTGAAAGCGTCGCCGTCGACGGCGTCGATGCCCGTAATCGTGCTCACGACCACCGACGATCCGCGCGAAATCGAGCGCTGCTATGAACTCGGTTGCAACGTCTACATCACGAAGCCGGTCGAATACGATGCGTTTATCGAGGCCGTGCGGCGCCTGGGCTTTTTCCTGCAGGTCGTGAAGCTGCCGCCCGGGCAGCGCTATGCGCAGGCGTGATCTGCGAAAGCGCGGCTGTTGCGCGCAGGATCTGCGTCGCCATGCTGACGTCCTCGTCCGTTTCATTGATCTGAATCATCTGGCATGACAGAACACGTATCCACGCCACCTGCAGCCCTCGTGCTCGTCGTCGACGACGACGAAGGCATCTTGCGTCTCGCGCGCAAGTCGCTCGAGCGCGCCGGCTGCCGGGTCGAACTGAGCAGCAGCGTCGAGGCCGCGCATCGCTCGATCGTCGCAAATCCGCCCGATCTGATCGTGCTCGACTACCACCTCGACGGCGCGGAGACGGGGCTCGATTTTTTCCGGCGTCTACGTGGCGAAGGCGTACGCATTCCCGCGATTCTCGTCACCGGCTTCACGGATGAATCGCGTGTGATCGAAGCGCTGCGCTCGGGCGTATCGGACGTGGTGCCCAAAGC
It encodes the following:
- a CDS encoding ABC transporter ATP-binding protein, whose translation is MPHNTNINDAPLVEAHDIVRRDAARGQTLLHPARIAIHAGERIAITGPSGSGKSVFMRALALLDPLDGGEVRWRGRRIARATIPRFRRHVAYIRQRPALLDGTVEDNLRYPYTLHAYRDVRFDRERAAALASQAGRANDFLDRFASELSGGEAQIAALIRVLQLEPDVLLLDEPTASLDPESALAIEGLVRAWFDAAQEARAWLWVSHDPAQAARVNNRHLTMRAGVLDGPHSAASPRATESPR
- a CDS encoding sensor histidine kinase, with amino-acid sequence MKLFTKGLLLIALPSAIELALLGVVFDMQAQTTAAVERSSDSKQILYQAAALENPVLRQVARVRTGIAAGDPSFMERHAAWVDIGDRLARLEQAVADTSDQAARVQGMREAIDNYRQQALSVAQSLRTGATMTPFATLEGGELPAQVVRFREQLHTFVDEAARLDGERNATLARTRQRQQYALVGAVIGSMLLWAGTAFAFARGIGRRLDVLADNAQRLADGQTLSKPLAGNDEIAALDAALHRTSGLLRIAEQNQAALKVSLQARAAELASVNETLRQETQDNEMFIYSVSHDLRSPLVNMQGFSKELQVSCDELRATVVEAGLPADEHRRLAHVLDGDMQESLGFVRSSVTRAAAIIEALLRISRAGRLEYQWQRVSVGRAVARVVDTLQKRIDERRAVVIVRELPTAWGDPSAIEQVFSQLLSNAINFLDPSRPGHIEIGALDAQQEDSVHSSAPRTRTFFVRDNGLGIPAAYMSKVFRAFQRLHGDVAQGEGVGLALVRRTVERHGGRVWVESAEGAGSTFFVTLPDHPLRH
- a CDS encoding response regulator — its product is MSNGEAVGKSVGIVLVEDDDGHATLVERNLRRAGISNGFVRFTDGQEALDYFFGEPRAGDHANGRPSRDELANYVVLLDLKMPRVDGFEVLRRLKASPSTASMPVIVLTTTDDPREIERCYELGCNVYITKPVEYDAFIEAVRRLGFFLQVVKLPPGQRYAQA